The following are from one region of the Sorghum bicolor cultivar BTx623 chromosome 2, Sorghum_bicolor_NCBIv3, whole genome shotgun sequence genome:
- the LOC8059740 gene encoding inositol transporter 4 has translation MEGGIHKAESTEFRDLLYLTSKQPFILRLAFSAGIGGLLFGYDTGVISGALLYIRDDFEQVEKSTVLQETIVSMAVAGAIVGAGAGGWMNDRFGRRPSILIADMLFLAGSIVMAFAPAPPVIIVGRVLVGLGVGMASMTSPLYISEASPARIRGALVSTNGLLITAGQFLSYLINLAFTKVSGTWRWMLGVAGVPALLQFVLMLALPESPRWLYRKDRKREAEEIMRKVYPPEEVDEEIEALRASVEADMAQERSIGGGGLAGTLRKAFGSVVVRRGLTAGVLCQVAQQFVGINTVMYYSPTIVQLAGFASNSTALALSLVTSGLNAAGSVVSMFFVDKAGRRRLMLLSLTGVVACLGMLSGVFFAVDSHSPDVSLAGTALFGANGTCPEFDLAAVAGEEWTCTQCIKAPSECGFCAADTDKLLPGACLRTSDESRRACRAGRREWYTRGCPSSFGWLALVALGAYIVSYSPGMGSVPWLINSEVYPLRFRGVCGGIAAVANWTSNLLVTQTFLSLTQALGTAGTFLLFCGVSAMAFLLIFLLVPETKGLQFEEVEQMLGSKDYKAWKKFNSKA, from the exons ATGGAAGGTGGCATCCACAAAGCAGAGAGCACCGAGTTCAGGGACTTGCTCTACCTGACGTCAAAGCAGCCCTTCATACTTCGCCTTGCCTTCTCCGCGGGCATTGGTGGTCTCCTCTTCGGCTATGATACTG GCGTCATATCAGGAGCTCTCCTGTACATTCGAGACGATTTCGAGCAGGTCGAGAAAAGCACCGTGCTGCAG GAGACGATTGTGAGCATGGCGGTGGCGGGGGCAATTGTTGGCGCCGGCGCGGGCGGCTGGATGAATGACCGGTTCGGGCGGCGGCCGTCGATACTCATCGCCGACATGCTCTTCCTGGCCGGCTCTATCGTCATGGCTTTCGCGCCGGCGCCCCCGGTCATCATCGTGGGCAGGGTCCTGGTCGGCCTTGGCGTCGGGATGGCCTCCATGACGTCGCCGCTCTACATCTCCGAGGCCTCACCGGCGAGGATCCGGGGCGCGCTGGTGAGCACCAACGGGCTGCTCATCACGGCGGGGCAGTTCCTCTCCTACCTCATCAACCTGGCCTTCACCAAGGTGAGCGGGACGTGGCGATGGATGCTCGGAGTGGCCGGCGTGCCGGCGCTCCTCCAGTTCGTGCTCATGCTGGCGCTGCCGGAGTCGCCGCGGTGGCTCTACAGGAAGGACCGGAAAAGGGAGGCCGAGGAGATCATGCGCAAGGTGTACCCGCCGGAGGAGGTGGATGAGGAGATCGAGGCGCTGAGGGCGTCGGTGGAGGCCGACATGGCGCAGGAACGGTccatcggcggcggcgggctcgCCGGCACGCTCAGGAAGGCGTTCGGCAGCGTGGTGGTCCGGCGCGGGCTCACCGCGGGCGTGCTCTGTCAGGTGGCGCAGCAGTTTGTGGGCATCAACACCGTCATGTACTACAGCCCGACCATCGTGCAGCTCGCCGGGTTCGCGTCCAACAGCACGGCGCTGGCGCTGTCGCTCGTCACCTCGGGGCTCAACGCCGCCGGGTCCGTGGTGAGCATGTTCTTCGTGGACAAGGCGGGGCGGCGGAGGCTGATGCTGCTCAGCCTCACGGGCGTCGTGGCGTGCCTCGGCATGCTGAGCGGCGTCTTCTTCGCCGTGGACAGCCACTCGCCGGACGTCAGCCTGGCCGGGACGGCGCTCTTCGGCGCCAACGGCACGTGCCCGGAGTTCGACCTCGCCGCCGTGGCCGGGGAGGAGTGGACCTGCACCCAGTGCATCAAGGCTCCCTCCGAATGCGGCTTCTGCGCCGCGGACACCGACAAGCTCCTGCCGGGCGCCTGCCTCCGGACGTCGGACGAGTCGCGGCGGGCGTGCCGGGCGGGGCGGCGCGAGTGGTACACGCGTGGTTGCCCGAGCTCCTTCGGGTGGCTGGCGCTGGTGGCGCTGGGCGCGTACATCGTGTCCTACTCGCCGGGCATGGGCAGCGTGCCGTGGCTCATCAACTCCGAGGTGTACCCGCTCCGGTTCCGGGGCGTCTGCGGCGGCATCGCGGCGGTGGCCAACTGGACGTCCAACCTGCTGGTGACGCAGACGTTCCTCAGCCTCACGCAGGCGCTGGGCACGGCGGGCACGTTCCTGCTCTTCTGCGGCGTGTCGGCGATGGCCTTCCTGCTCATATTCCTTCTGGTGCCGGAGACCAAGGGGCTGCAGTTCGAGGAGGTGGAGCAGATGCTAGGGAGCAAGGACTACAAGGCCTGGAAGAAGTTCAATTCCAAGGCCTAA
- the LOC8057949 gene encoding KH domain-containing protein HEN4 has product MAAAKPQLQFSPHAAASPADADAGPADADAGFAVFRLLLPPSFSDADTMRLYAAVNPLRRRTAALQVRVEPLDPASAGGRVVAAVLGPTAPVRRVEASSSSAEPLALSPAQEALVAVIDTQGALYCAGEEEARGKAPPGRVTCLLLVDADRLEASAGRGVMERIALEAGADVRVAMWEEGALPPRGQPPEEVVEITGDRTAVRKALVALSSCLQGDLPIGNSTAYDKKEGSILPWASSEVPGPNMGTSCSEVSTEFAQGSVAKTHCPEGNTGYVQSKTLQQVSFRLLLPTYLAGGLIGKRGLIIKGIEDETGACIDVGAPVTGCKERVITICALESPDSEYHIVQSALLLIYDRMVEIESNIHSSFEKASQFSARALVLKTHFDCLVGLGGSIIKEMVNATGARIQILDDSDVPACASNFELVLQITGEQVNIRNALSLVCWKLRNHIFSNETDYNNSHISSSEIASSNATNQANNYSTSQYSMDNAHKVDHGPSLSYGVDSVEKSFSDLELSSSEIQKPDNGNGVRINNSDSGIQNPTEWNDIVTNNLNHGIIFSEENNLVRGVEHASITRITYETAVSGSILTLVYGDNGSNLAKLTEVSGADIAVYNPPSEGNEAMIVVSGPPDQAQSAQRLLVELILQGQ; this is encoded by the exons ATGGCCGCGGCGAAACCCCAACTCCAATTCTCGCCGCACGCCGCCGCATCCCCCGCGGACGCCGACGCCGGacccgccgacgccgacgccggttTCGCCGTCTTCCGCCTCCTCCTGCCCCCGTCCTTCTCCGACGCCGACACCATGCGCCTCTACGCCGCCGTCAAcccgctgcgccgccgcaccgctGCGCTGCAGGTCCGCGTCGAGCCCCTCGACCCGGCCTCCGCGGGCGGCCGCGTCGTCGCCGCCGTGCTCGGCCCCACCGCCCCCGTCCGCCGCGTCgaggcctcctcctcgtccgcgGAGCCCCTCGCGCTCTCGCCCGCGCAGGAGGCGCTGGTCGCCGTGATCGATACCCAGGGGGCGCTCTACTgcgccggcgaggaggaggcTCGCGGCAAGGCCCCGCCCGGGCGCGTCACGTGCCTGCTCCTGGTCGATGCCGACCGGCTCGAGGCGTCGGCCGGGAGAGGCGTCATGGAGAGGATCGCCCTGGAGGCCGGCGCCGACGTGCGCGTCGCGATGTGGGAGGAGGGCGCGCTGCCTCCGCGGGGCCAGCCACCTGAGGAGGTCGTCGAG ATAACTGGAGATAGAACAGCTGTAAGGAAAGCTCTAGTTGCTTTGTCTAGCTGTCTTCAAGGTGACCTTCCAATCGGTAACTCAACAGCTTATGATAAGAAAGAAGGTTCAATACTCCCATGGGCATCTTCAGAAGTGCCTGGGCCTAATATGGGAACTTCGTGCTCAGAGGTATCCACAGAGTTTGCACAAGGCAGTGTCGCTAAGACTCATTGTCCAGAAGGTAATACAGGATATGTTCAAAGTAAAACTCTTCAGCAAGTTTCATTCAGACTTCTCCTGCCTACCTATCTTGCTGGAGGTTTGATTGGCAAGAGGGGCTTGATTATCAAAGGCATCGAAGATGAAACTGGTGCTTGTATTGATGTTGGTGCACCTGTCACTGGTTGCAAGGAGCGTGTAATAACAATTTGTGCCCTAGAG AGCCCAGACTCGGAATATCATATAGTGCAAAGTGCACTACTTCTTATATATGACAGAATGGTGGAGATAGAAAGCAATATACACTCATCATTTGAGAAGGCATCTCAATTCTCGGCCAGAGCCCTTGTGCTCAAAACTCACTTTGATTGTTTAGTTGGTTTAGGTGGTTCTATAATCAAGGAAATGGTGAATGCAACTGGAGCAAGAATTCAGATATTGGATGATAGTGATGTTCCAGCTTGTGCCTCTAACTTTGAACTAGTTCTACAG ATTACTGGAGAGCAAGTGAATATAAGGAATGCTTTATCCCTTGTTTGCTGGAAACTTCGTAATCATATTTTCTCCAACGAAACCGACTACAACAATTCCCATATTTCCTCTTCAGAAATTGCTTCATCAAATGCAACCAACCAGGCAAATAATTATTCAACAAGCCAATATTCAATGGACAATGCGCATAAGGTTGATCATGGACCCTCTCTCAGTTATGGAGTGGACTCTGTGGAAAAGTCTTTCAGTGACTTAGAGCTCAGTTCTTCAGAAATTCAG AAACCTGATAATGGGAATGGTGTCAGGATCAACAATTCAGATAGTGGGATTCAGAACCCTACTGAGTGGAATGACATTGTAACCAATAACTTAAATCATGGAATTATATTTTCAGAGGAAAACAATCTTGTGAG GGGAGTTGAGCATGCTTCGATAACAAGAATCACATATGAGACTGCTGTTTCTGGGAGCATCCTAACTCTTGTCTATGGAGATAATGGAAGCAACCTGGCCAAGCTTACAGAG GTATCTGGTGCTGACATCGCCGTCTACAATCCACCTTCGGAGGGCAACGAAGCTATGATCGTGGTATCTGGACCACCGGATCAGGCACAATCAGCTCAGCGCCTGCTCGTCGAGTTGATCCTACAGGGACAATGA